In Strongyloides ratti genome assembly S_ratti_ED321, scaffold srae_chrx_scaffold0000002, a single window of DNA contains:
- a CDS encoding Asator → MSSKEFVKTGDILNNQFKIIKLIDSGAYGTVYKCLDTNKKTHVAMKVEANIINSESKSKIELDVLKILIDKQNVAQLIYSEKKKEYTFIVMNLLGKNLFDLMNLCGTFKLSTIARIGIQLLYGLKNLHDAGFIHRDIKPENIAIGRGNKMRKFIYLLDFGLCRRFKDKENPGKIIPPRTIAPFCGTLMFSSLNAQNEKEQGRGDDLISLVYVLSDFSNKLPWSSETEENEMRLFKEKFHGKDLFPTDKSLADFFDYVKTLKYEDEPNYEKLFQYLNIIIKENNVKFSDPYEWETILDKAEKPNVKKSLKRKAKLDDFYTAKKFKNFESFL, encoded by the exons atgaGTTCTAAAGAATTTGTTAAAACAGGAGATATCCTAAATAATCAATTCAag attattaaaCTTATTGATTCAGGAGCATATGGAACtgtttataaatgtttagacacaaataaaaaaactcaTGTTGCTATGAAAGTAGAAGCTAATATCATAAACTCGGAATCCAAATCAAAAATAGAATTAGAtgttcttaaaatattaatagataAACAAAATGTGGCTCAACTTATTTATagtgagaaaaaaaaagaatacaCATTTATTGTAATGAATTTACTTGGAAAGAATCTTTTTGATCTTATGAATCTTTGTGGTACTTTCAAATTATCTACTATTGCAAGAATAGGAATACAACTTCTTTAtggattaaaaaatttacatgaTGCTGGATTTATTCATAGAGACATTAAGCCTGAAAACATAGCTATTGGAAGGGGTAATAAAATgcgaaaatttatttatcttctCGATTTTGGATTATGTAGAAGATTTAAAGACAAAGAAAATCCAGGTAAAATAATACCACCAAGAACAATTGCTCCTTTTTGTGGGACATTAATGTTTAGTAGTCTCAATGCACAAAATGAAAAGGAACAAGGAAGAGGAGATGATTTGATTTCACTTGTTTATGTTCTCAGtgatttttctaataaactTCCATGGTCATCGGAAACTGAAGAGAATGAAATGAGACTTTTTAAAGAGAAATTTCATGGTAAAGATTTATTTCCTACAGATAAATCTTTAGCtgatttttttgattatgtTAAAACTCTCAAATATGAAGATGAACCAAATTATGAGaaactttttcaatatttaaat ataattattaaggaaaataatgtaaaattttctGATCCATATGAATGGGAAACAATCTTAGATAAAGCAGAAAAACCAAATGTTAAGAAGAGTTTAAAACGAAAAGCTAAACTAGATGACTTTTATACTgctaaaaagtttaaaaattttgaatcttttttgtaa